CGCTTTCATGCCGAAATACCACTGGTTTCCTTTCTTGCTCTGGTGCATCTCTGGGTCGCGTTCGCCCGACCCATTCTTGGTCGAACTCGGTGCGCTGATCAGTGTCGCGTCCACCACCGTGCCCGCGCGCAGCATCAATCCCTTGTCGCGAAGGATGTCGTTGACCAGCGCGAGGATCTGAGCGGCCAGCTTGTGCTTCTCCAGCAGGTGACGGAACCGCAGGATGGTGCTCTCGTCGGGCAGCCTCACCGTCCAGTTGTCCAGCCCGGCGAACTCCGATACAGCGGCACGTCGTGCAGCGCTTCTTCCATCGCCGGGTCCGACAGGCCGAACCATTGCTGAAGGAAGTGGATGCGCAGCATTGCCTCGACCGCGAACGGGGGACGGCCGCGCTTGCCTTCCGGGGCGTACGGAGCGATCAGCATCACCAGATCGGCCCATGGCACCACACGGTTCATCTCGTCCAGGAATTCGCGCTTGCGGGTGCGCTTGGTCGACAAGTTCAGTCCAAGGTCAGTTTGTTTCATGCGCCACATGCTCGCTGGCTCGACGATTCATTGCAAGCACATCCGCCGGCTAATTGTGCAGAGCATCCCTAGCAAAGTTTCGGTAAACTGTGTTGAGGCCCGAATGCGAAGTTGGCAAAATGGGAACGTAGATCGATCCAACCGTGGTTTAAGAATTCATTGAAAAACGCTTGAATTTATTGCTGCATTCGTTGACACGGCCATCAATCATGAGCAAGTGGAATATGAAACAAAGAGGGCGTGCTATCGTCATGATTCAAGGCCTTCCGGGATCTGGCAAGACTACACTTGCTAGAATGCTTTTGGATTTAATTCCGACAGCCAGCTGGGTTAATGCGGATTTTGTTCGGGATAATATAAATCGTGACTTGACGTTTAGTTTTGTGCACCGAATCGAGCACGCTCGTCGTATGGCGGAAATCGCCAATCTGACGCTAAACTACGGTGCGAACGACCATTGCATTGTGGATTTTGTTTGTCCCACAACGGAAACGCGGAGAGCCTTTCTGGGGGCGGCAAAGTACCCAGTCTACACCGTGTTCATGAACACGATAACTGCTGACGAGTCTAGATTTGCAGATACGCGCAAAATGTATGAGGTTCCCACAGATTACGCGTTTCGGGTGAGCGG
The Cupriavidus taiwanensis genome window above contains:
- a CDS encoding IS5 family transposase (programmed frameshift), with translation MKQTDLGLNLSTKRTRKREFLDEMNRVVPWADLVMLIAPYAPEGKRGRPPFAVEAMLRIHFLQQWFGLSDPAMEEALHDVPLYPEFAGLDNWTVRLPDESTILRFRHLLEKHKLAAQILALVNDILRDKGLMLRAGTVVDATLISAPSSTKNGSGERDPEMHQSKKGNQWYFGMKAHIGVDAESGLVHTVRGTAGKVNDVVEGNSLLHGEETDAFGDAGYQGVEKRPDARAGVNWHVAMKPGKRRVLDQSKPLGALVDQVERIKAGIRAKVEHPFRVIKRQFGYTKVRYRGLRKNTAQLMTLFALSNLWMARGKLLAAGA
- a CDS encoding adenylyl-sulfate kinase; the encoded protein is MLLDLIPTASWVNADFVRDNINRDLTFSFVHRIEHARRMAEIANLTLNYGANDHCIVDFVCPTTETRRAFLGAAKYPVYTVFMNTITADESRFADTRKMYEVPTDYAFRVSGYKTAQELRDVARTIHLVLLSRSQVCR